A genomic segment from Sciurus carolinensis chromosome 1, mSciCar1.2, whole genome shotgun sequence encodes:
- the Spata46 gene encoding spermatogenesis-associated protein 46: MENFSLLSISGLRISSSALSTFPDITPSHATSLPDITKTAVPTEVSSPAQVLPSQYQSSALRHGVHNTVPAPDCTLGDTQNGEQLRRNCTIYRPWFSPYSYFVCTDKESHLEAYGFPEVEREEGRGDNCLPEDMAESICSSSSSPENTCPRETTKKSRHGLDSTDYITSQDILMVSRWQPAQQNGYKCAACCRMYPTLHSLKSHIKGGFKEGFSCKVYYRKLKSLWGKDQKARQGDRLSSGSCQAFK; this comes from the exons ATGGAAAACTTCTCACTCCTCAGCATCTCTGGACTTCGAATCTCTTCCTCTGCCCTGAGCACTTTTCCTGACATTACGCCCTCACATGCCACCAGTTTACCAG ATATTACAAAGACAGCGGTACCCACTGAGGTTTCCAGCCCAGCTCAGGTCCTGCCATCCCAGTATCAAAGCAGTGCTCTCCGGCATGGGGTGCATAACACAGTGCCTGCACCAG ACTGCACCTTGGGGGACACCCAGAATGGGGAGCAGCTAAGGCGGAACTGCACCATCTACCGGCCCTGGTTCTCCCCTTACAGTTACTTTGTGTGCACGGATAAAGAGAGCCACCTGGAGGCCTATGGTTTCCCAGAGGtggagagggaagagggcagggggGACAACTGCCTTCCTGAGGACATGGCTGAGAGCATCTGCTCATCATCTTCCTCCCCAGAAAATACATGCCCCCGAGAGACCACCAAGAAATCCAGGCATGGCCTGGACTCCACAGACTACATCACATCCCAGGACATCCTAATGGTCTCCAGGTGGCAACCTGCCCAGCAAAATGGCTACAAGTGTGCAGCCTGTTGCCGCATGTACCCCACCCTTCACTCCCTCAAGAGCCACATAAAGGGGGGCTTCAAAGAGGGCTTCAGCTGCAAGGTATACTACCGTAAGCTCAAAAGCCTCTGGGGCAAGGACCAGAAGGCCCGGCAGGGGGACAGACTCTCCTCTGGGAGCTGTCAGGCTTTCAAGTAG